Within Ptiloglossa arizonensis isolate GNS036 chromosome 8, iyPtiAriz1_principal, whole genome shotgun sequence, the genomic segment AGATTCCGAGCAGCTTTCAGCGTGTATATTATATTGGAAGAGGGACTTCAGAAAATATTGCGTATTCGAAGACTTTAATTTATTGAGTAATAAGTGGAACAGAACGTAACCTCGAGCATGACGATTTGAGGTGTTCTGAAAGCAGGTCTCTGCAATGCCATATTTATTTGAATGCAAACCAGGCACACCTATGTACGATTGATGCCGTTGTTGTCGGTTTGACGcgtgtaatttcaattttcttcgtaaTTCATTTCTAAACACAAAGAACACGAATAATGAAAACGTGATTGAATTCACGACAGCTTCGATCTCTCAAAGAAGAGATTCAACCTTCTCAAGGACACTGGCGCGCACGTACGTTGAATTATTCTTTAACATTGTGCCTCAGAGGTGAACGTGAACGAAATTGTGAGTAAATATTCTCGATTAAATTTCTCAGTAACGTAACGTGGCAACTTTGTCGAGAAATTGACAGCGtgttacaattttccaaaagtgatagaaaaaaataattcgcaATACTTTCTGGGACACTCTGATAAATAACACGCTGAATCGAACGTTTCCAGGTACAAGCTTCCCCTCGACTCGGCCTAATGCATACTGTCGCGGAACATCGTGGCgtcgcgacgtcgacgacgcCCCGATCTTCCGAACGACGGGGCCCGTGGCGATTCACCATTTAGCGATAATTACAGCACCGTAGTGAATTATCGGTACAACGCGGAGCCCGGGACCGTGACGCCATTTTAATTTATCACTAAACCCTCCTCCCCCTGGTCCCTCTGAAAATCCCGCGTCGCCCGGCGCTCCGCGAGATTAGTGTATTTATTTCGCGTGCGTTAATTTATTAATCGTCCCCCACTTCCCTGAACGAGTCAattgttcatttatttattcgagcaGGACGAGCCGCGTCCATGTGTACAGTGCGCCAATAAATGCTGTGActccgaaacgaaaatttttttttcttttttttttttttcttaaatcagTTTAGGAGTTACGCAATGGAAGATACTCAGAGGAATATCGCGTCGACGCGTGTAACCGGATTGGATCTATTCCAGCTCCAGTGAAATTTACGTTTACGAAACGACGGCGGACACGTAAGGGCCTTAACGAACATTAACGCGAAAAATACATGTAGAAGTCGCGGGAGAAAACGAAAGGATGACGCACACGGTTGATCATTGGATCACGAAGGAAAGTTCAACTCCATCTCGTTCTTCGCTGTTCCTCGTCCCCCTTTGTTCGAAACCGTCCTGTTCCGGTACCTACATCCGGGCGACCGCTTTCACTTTCGATTTTTAAGCGTCCTTTTCCCCCCCACTCCGTCCGTCGGGCCCGCCGGGCTCCGTTGGGCCCAGCGACCGACCCACGGATCcttcccccaccaccgccaGCGACGGTGTTCGTATAAATGAGACGGCTGAACGCCGGCGGATGCGTCTCATTGATCCAGGTTCATCCTCCCGAGGTTATTGGTCGTGATTAATACCTGTAACGCGAGCACGGGGCCTCTTGACTGCGAGATAAGGTGAGAATGGCGCCCCACGGCGAGTGTAAACTTTGTTAATATCGACTCGCAGGGCGTTTTAGGGTAGGATGGGTGCTTCGAGTTCGGGACGAGACTATTTGCGTTCGTTCGCGAAGACTTTGAATCAACGATTGTGTATGTGGCAAAGTTGAAATTCATCCGATTTAAACTTTTCGACGGTGATCTTATTCTTCTTAACATTGGTTCTGTTTGACGTATACCACTTTGATATCGGATTTTCGATtgtagatacaacagaaattggaGTTCCGTAGATTCCGATCAAGAAGCGAAGGTTGCAATGTTAtcaattataattgtaattttcaaaattaatgtcTCGTGTTCTgggaaatttaacaaaatttgctCGGGATAATATTCGAAACCAGAAATTCTTGAAACTCTCGAACGTTTAGAAAGTCTTTGTTTAGAAACGTGAAAATCTCTGATTCTAATAATCTTGAAAATCAGATAATTATTGAATTACGTCATTTTTCGTTTGCACGGCTGTTAAAATCGAGGGTAGgtttaaaataataagaaaatgtttttccaaatagagaatttattaagaaattgtCAATAATTAACAATCTCGTGTAAGAGGTCGTTGGATttagatattttaatatttctaaagaaacgttttttaaatattcaagactttcagaaatattcgaaattcacGGATGTCCCGAGCGTATTACTATAGATCTCATAATTAGTCTTAGAAGTCACGTTTTGAGTAAAATTACTACAATagatttttccctacgacaatACTTTATTACTGATTCAGTGTACTTGGTTCGATGTGAAATTGTCAGCGAATAATTTGAACTATGTAATTTCTGTCTAGAATACTATAGATTAAGTCATTGTTAATCCCAAAGATCGATATTGACAGTTGTATCTAGAGTACGGTAACCGTTGCAGATTTTCTGCAACGTTTACACTTTCTCTACCTCATGGTCTTACGTGCAATCCGGTTCAgaggataaattattcaaatgtcCTTCCTAATTTAAAACCAGCACATCAAGCGAGAACAATCATAGTACCAGTGATTATCTTCCATTTCTTGtatcaaaaattccaaattctcCAAGAATCTTCCTTTTAAGAATCTATTCTCGGTCCATCGACCTCGATACCTGTCTGCCCTTCTCCTAAAACCTCGACACTTTCACGAGTCTGTAACGATCAAGATGAAATCGTATTAGAGTGTAGTCTATACcccagttagaagttatggaaaatTCGGGACTCGTACCGTTGATCGCTGCGTCGATCGGTGTAACGAATGCCGCGCACGCGCGACCGGAATACAAGGTTACGGACCCGATTCCACGCCAACCGAGGCCTCCCATTGGTTCGAGGGGTTAACGGCACTTCGGTACTCACCGTGCAGCTACGCTCGTAGTTGCTCGCCGATAGACATTGAGTGCGGTTCGTGAGTCACGAGCGTCGTTTTCTTCTCCCTCCCATCGAACCCGTGAAACGATGTCGTTCGTTGACGCGTCCCGAAAATCGATCAGTTGACGAACATCGCCAAGACATCGACGTCGATTTTTTTCACTTGGAACCGATCAATCTGAAATCGTCGACTCCCTTATTTCCTGTCAATCTACGGAACAATTTCGTCATGTATCTACGCATTACGATATATTTTCTCATCGTTTGATCGACGTGTACGAACCGGGTGATACGAAGTCGCACACGACCGTGTGGTATGCGCGAGCCTCGTTATAAGTGCGTGAGAATCGGTGTCGATAAAGAGATGTGACTGCAGGTACGACGTTCAGGCGAGCAGCATGCGACTAGCGCCGTTCCTGGTAACTCATGGTCTGGTGTTGTTGTGGATGCTGTTGGTACCCTGTCAGTCGGTTACCTTCGAGGATGAACCTGCCAGTGACCAATCCGAGGGACGTGGTAAGTGATTTTAGTTCGAGTTTTCGCTCCTCGGGATTTCAAGTTCGTGTAGGAGGGTTTCGATTAAGTTAGGGTTTTCGAACAACGCGACCAATTAGATATTAGTTTATTAGACGACTTATTAATTTTAGTGCCAATTACTCGCGCACTGTACTGTCCCCAATTTCAAGTTCCTTTAGTTAGAATATTTCTCACGAAGATGAAGAATTGTTTTTGCTGTTAAATAACTCGTAATTAGATATTGATCGGGTCAATCGATGTggtgttttgaaaaatttgttaattgtGGCGTAAACTACTCGCGTATTGCGTCGCCtccaattttaagtttctctaaGTACTGCATATGAAATAGTTGGCAGTGAATTGATAACGATAGAAAGGAAAATAATACATGTTCTTTATATTGGCAgcgaatattaatttattagagAGTAAACAATAAAGATGACATTTTCTTTGGTACGATAATACACGAGTGAATGAAACAACCTATAGGATGACTTAGACTGATTACCAATCGTTTCTTCCAGATAACCAAGTGCCAAATCCTCAAGAACAGGTGTCTCTCAATAGAACCAGACAGGGGAAGGGTATTTTCGATTGGATCGGTCTAGGAACGGGACGAAACGTTGATCCTTATATGGCGAAAACAAATAAAGGTTGTTTGAACGGTGACCTAGCAGAATGTTTCAAGTCCCAAGCGTTGAGTTACTTCACCGACTTCTTCGACCAACAACACTACGATCTAAACGATTACGTCAAAGTCGTGAGAATGTCGCGGGACGTGGTGAAGGAAGTAAATCGTCAGCCGTACGAATACTCGACAGAAGCAAGGTAACCTTGGCTCGAAAGTTCATTCGTAGCTATTTGGAGACACCGAGAAAAGATATATCACGGTAGAAAAtcggaaattaaatttcagGTTCACTGTCCTGATCCTCTGTAATATAGTAAATAAACTTTTCACTCGAACGATTTGTACTATTGTAAACATCGTacggaaattattgagagtttTGTAAGACTAGTCCAAAATGTGATACACGATAATTCCAATCATCAGAGTCCTCAGCTTTATGGTTTCAGTACCCCATAGCGTCGAATCTTCGATCCTTTgcaataaaaaaattcaaatctacATACTTTAAAAAGCACATTACTCGAATCGAGATCAAACCTAGAATCTTGTTCGATTCTTTGagaaagtttttaatttttacaacgtTATCAGAATTGCTATAAAGTATAAGAAACAAATTAGGAACAATTTTTCCCTGGTGAACGCTTACATCAAcgtctttttttatttcagatcCAGTGACTCCGAGTGGGAACAGCTCGTGAAGTTTGCCCTAAGAAAAGCCGAGAAGTTCGTGAAAACCGTGGCCATCGAGTTGCACATACCGTCCTCAGAAACTGGTGACAACGAGGTCTACGCACCTAGGTTCTTGGACGAGATTGCCGACGAGATCGACACGCTGGAGAACAAAAAGGACACTCTATTTTGTGAGCATTCTCTTCTCCATTTTCCAAGGCTCGACCAACAACTAATATAATATTCATTTCTCACAGCCCGCCATCAGCTGAAGAAACTGCTCATCCCGATGCTGATCGTTTTGAAACTGTTCAAACTGAAGCTGCTCTTATTTCTGCCACTGATACTGGGTCTGGCGTCTTTCAAGAAGTTCCTCGGCTTCCTGGCGATCGTGATACCGGGTCTGATCGGTTTCTTTAAACTCTATAAGCCTCTCACGCAGAATTATCATCCCCCTGTGTATAGTCAGAGCGGTATTGGCTACCCTTACTACAAGGAGAATGTTAATAGCTATCCTTACGCCGATCAGAATGCCCATCATGCTCCTGAGTACCAAGGAAGTTACCATAGGGACTCTGTGCCCTATGGTCAGGACCTCGCTTATCGAGGCTACCAGGAGTACCAATCGTAAGGTAGCTCAATAATTGTGAATCATATTGTACAATCAATTTTGTTGATGTGGAAGGATCTGGATTACCCGATGAACCTAGTATTATGGGGATCTGTGTTGCTATACTTGGGGGATCTGATTTATTGTTGTTTCCATGGTTGTAACTACTTTGTGTTGTCGGATGCTAGAGGTGCTCGAGTTTGGAGGCatcagtatttttattttctgttaTAGCAGTTATATCTGAACCATTTATCAGTTACTTGAGGGGTTGATGAAGACGAATGTATAGAAAGTCCATAAATGTTTGCGATTGAGACTCAATGGACTTATGGTGAAATAAGTTGGTGAACCTCTCTAGTTGTTTCTATCCATA encodes:
- the Osi2 gene encoding DUF1676 domain-containing protein Osi2 codes for the protein MRLAPFLVTHGLVLLWMLLVPCQSVTFEDEPASDQSEGRDNQVPNPQEQVSLNRTRQGKGIFDWIGLGTGRNVDPYMAKTNKGCLNGDLAECFKSQALSYFTDFFDQQHYDLNDYVKVVRMSRDVVKEVNRQPYEYSTEARSSDSEWEQLVKFALRKAEKFVKTVAIELHIPSSETGDNEVYAPRFLDEIADEIDTLENKKDTLFSRHQLKKLLIPMLIVLKLFKLKLLLFLPLILGLASFKKFLGFLAIVIPGLIGFFKLYKPLTQNYHPPVYSQSGIGYPYYKENVNSYPYADQNAHHAPEYQGSYHRDSVPYGQDLAYRGYQEYQS